The uncultured Methanobrevibacter sp. DNA segment TTTGATAATACTGATTGTATCTTATCTGATTTTATTTTTGTTATCTAAATTCGGATTTCCATTTAACCAGACATGGATTTATATTGTTTTAATCTTTTATTTCATATTTAAATTACGCAGATATGGTGAAAGCTTTAAAGAGGATTTAAAAAGTGTTTTTTCCAAAATTGATTTGAAATTCATACTGTTTGTAGTTTTTTTGAATATTTTCTTTTCATATGGGATGCTCTATTTGACAAATTATGCGGTATCTTATTTTCCCCAGTTAATGTTTCTGGTAAATTTTTCACTGCCTTCAATGGCAATTATAGACACTTTGCCTTTGATTGGAGGATTTGTCTCCACAGTTGTTATTGCATCTGTTTGTGAAGAGTTAATATTCAGGGGTGTTTTCCTGTCCCGGTTGAGACTAATTGTTCCTACAGTCTTTGCAGTACTGATTTCCTCATTGCTTTTTGGTGCGCTTCATAGCTTTGGAAGCATGACTTCAGCAGTTGTTTTTGCTATTTGCATGGCAATTTTATATCTTAAAAGCGATAATATTTGCGTTCCTATTTTGGCTCATTTCTTAAATAACTTATTTGCTGAAATTATCAGATTGGTTGATGTTCATGAGGTATTATTTAACAATCCTGGTGTCATGTTGGTTATTGGTGTTCTTGCAGTGATTTCTGCAATAATTCTGTTCATCTCAATTTTCAAAGAATTGAAAATGTTAAATAATAAAACATTATAGATATCTTAACATGGATTTAAGAAAAATCGGTGTTGCATTAATTTTTATTGGAATCATTTTGGCCATATTGTTTTTGGGCAATGATAAAGTGTTCGTGCCTGCATTGACAGTCACAGTGTTAGGATTCTTTTTAACAGTTGTTGGTTTTGTCATTGAAATTAGAAAAAGAAAATTGATTAATGATCAGTTGGATAAGGATATCGGAACTGTTATTCAGCCGTTAATTACTAAATATTCTAATTTGAATAAGCAGTATCGCAGTGAATTTGAAGGCGATGAATATGTTCAAAAAAGATTGCAGTTAAACAATGATTTGGAAAAAGAACTTACAGAAAAAATCCCTTATCTGGAAAGCCGTGAAATCAAAAAGATAGTCATTGAGTTTTCCAAAGAGCAGGATAAAATGTAAGTATATTTTTTTAAAGTTTTAATATAATGTACAAAAAATGACAACAAGGTTTTAAATAGTACATTTTATAAAATAATAATTTAGTGATATAATGTTTTTCCCAAGTTTAGATGAAGTAAAAGATATTTCAAAAAATAAGGAGTATAAGTGCATACCAATCGCTTATGAATTATTCTCAGATATTGCAACTCCTATAGAAGTTTTAAGAATTTTAAAAGGTTGCAGTAACCACTGTTACATGCTGGAAAGTGTAGAAGATTCACAAAACTGGGGAAGATACTCTTTTTTA contains these protein-coding regions:
- a CDS encoding CPBP family intramembrane glutamic endopeptidase, which translates into the protein MSLFNDNLKNIKIRTVLIILIVSYLILFLLSKFGFPFNQTWIYIVLIFYFIFKLRRYGESFKEDLKSVFSKIDLKFILFVVFLNIFFSYGMLYLTNYAVSYFPQLMFLVNFSLPSMAIIDTLPLIGGFVSTVVIASVCEELIFRGVFLSRLRLIVPTVFAVLISSLLFGALHSFGSMTSAVVFAICMAILYLKSDNICVPILAHFLNNLFAEIIRLVDVHEVLFNNPGVMLVIGVLAVISAIILFISIFKELKMLNNKTL